A region of Anolis sagrei isolate rAnoSag1 chromosome 2, rAnoSag1.mat, whole genome shotgun sequence DNA encodes the following proteins:
- the LOC132773485 gene encoding uncharacterized protein, which yields MAAGAQDGGRQELGAASWWRLRGAILWLGPPAAILGPLGPPPTLNFMIPRLGVTMAVSEYGTLDYDIGLPLISCLYFLFSSFTPRKNVGGPKGKGPAKRTPTKRPPPPSNGSSEDDEATIETLNALLARVNALEKERGAAAPSPSQRPVRLASRALLLKSLSSRITALEAARNTGGGAEQTQAADQAVSQPTTPAEAPAAAGSQPTSCQPQSISPSQDAGRLTHRKRVLICGHSYVHWAERQARRGHYGQHLGLGSTAFVDWRGRRGLRWDGLIPLLFDSSVMRCPDILVIHLGGNDLGLLKGRALFLQAVSDMRKILDRWPQTHLVWSEVIPRLNWPGGGDARKIDGARKRVNRAMRKVLGDGLGTYIQHPDIVHTRPELYRHDGVHLSDQGNALFLANLQLGIRQVLGDLVGDRG from the exons ATGGCGGCGGGCGCGCAAGATGGCGGCCGCCAAGAGCTTGGAGCAGCCTCGTGGTGGAGGCTGCGCGGCGCCATCTTGTGGTTGGGACCGCCGGCGGCCATTTT AGGGCCCCTGGGGCCGCCTCCAACTTTGAATTTTATGATCCCACGATTAGGGGTTACAATGGCGGTTAGCGAATATGGCACCCTCGATTATGATATTGGACTACCGCTAATATCCTGcctctattttcttttttccagcTTTACACCCAGAAAGAATGTGGGGGGTCCCAAGGGTAAGGGGCCGGCAAAAAGAACGCCAACAAAACGCCCACCCCCGCCTTCTAATGGATCATCGGAGGATGATGAAGCGACCATCGAGACTTTGAATGCACTCCTTGCCCGGGTCAACGCgctggaaaaagaaagaggagcggCTGCTCCATCCCCTTCCCAAAGGCCTGTTCGCTTAGCCAGCAGGGCCCTTCTGTTAAAATCTCTTTCCTCTCGTATCACAGCTTTAGAGGCAGCCAGAAACACAGGAGGGGGCGCGGAGCAAACCCAAGCGGCTGATCAAGCAGTCAGCCAGCCGACAACACCAGCGGAAGCACCAGCGGCGGCAGGCTCTCAGCCGACATCCTGTCAACCACAGAGCATCAGCCCCAGTCAAG ATGCTGGGCGGCTGACACATAGGAAGCGAGTGCTGATCTGCGGCCACAGTTACGTGCATTGGGCGGAACGTCAGGCTCGTAGAGGACACTATGGTCAGCACCTTGGTCTGGGTTCAACAGCATTTGTTGATTGGAGAGGTCGCAGAGGCCTCCGTTGGGATGGGTTAATCCCTTTGTTATTTGATTCTTCTGTGATGAGATGCCCAGATATCCTAGTTATCCACCTTGGTGGAAATGATTTGGGACTGCTGAAAGGCAGGGCCCTGTTTCTTCAAGCAGTCTCTGACATGAGAAAAATCTTGGATCGGTGGCCCCAGACACATTTGGTGTGGTCTGAAGTGATCCCACGTCTCAATTGGCCCGGTGGGGGCGATGCACGGAAAATCGATGGGGCCAGAAAAAGGGTCAATCGAGCAATGCGGAAAGTTCTGGGGGACGGTCTGGGGACCTATATTCAGCATCCAGATATCGTGCACACcaggccagaactgtataggcaTGATGGGGTCCATCTGTCCGACCAGGGGAATGCACTATTTTTGGCTAATCTGCAGCTAGGTATTAGGCAGGTTTTAGGAGATTTGGTGGGTGATAGGGGCTAA